A genomic segment from Neobacillus sp. YX16 encodes:
- a CDS encoding CtsR family transcriptional regulator — protein sequence MRNISDIIERYLKQVLEMSELEHVEIKRSEIADKFQCVPSQINYVINTRFTIERGYIVESKRGGGGYIRIMKVQSHDLVDLIDHLLSLFDKRIAQSTAEDVIYRLVHEEIITKREAKIMLSVIDRSVLYIDLPFRDELRARMLKAMLTSLKYK from the coding sequence ATGAGAAACATCTCCGATATTATTGAAAGGTATTTGAAGCAAGTGTTAGAAATGAGTGAACTGGAGCATGTTGAAATAAAGCGAAGTGAAATAGCTGACAAATTTCAATGTGTCCCTTCACAAATCAATTACGTCATTAATACGCGCTTTACCATTGAACGAGGATATATCGTAGAAAGTAAACGTGGAGGAGGAGGGTACATCCGAATCATGAAGGTTCAGTCCCATGATTTAGTTGACCTAATTGATCATTTACTGTCACTCTTTGATAAACGTATTGCACAATCTACGGCAGAAGATGTTATTTATAGACTTGTACATGAGGAGATAATCACAAAACGAGAAGCAAAAATTATGCTTAGTGTTATTGATCGTTCTGTCCTCTATATTGATCTTCCATTCCGAGATGAATTAAGAGCAAGAATGTTGAAAGCGATGTTAACATCATTGAAATATAAATAA
- a CDS encoding UvrB/UvrC motif-containing protein codes for MICQECNQRPAALHFTKIINGEKTEVNLCEKCAQEKGEMFMFTGGSGFTFNNLLAGLLNIDSTVQKQNQNTFHQEEVLQCSGCSMTFPQFIKVGRFGCAHCYETFKEQLPPVLKRLHSGNWAHSGKIPKRIGGSIHLKKQVENLKSELKELIQQEEFEKAAQIRDEIRTLEKGLPGSRKGGE; via the coding sequence ATGATTTGCCAGGAATGTAATCAAAGACCTGCTGCACTCCATTTTACAAAGATCATCAACGGTGAAAAAACCGAAGTAAATCTTTGTGAAAAATGTGCCCAAGAAAAGGGCGAGATGTTCATGTTTACAGGAGGATCCGGCTTTACCTTTAATAACCTATTAGCAGGTTTATTAAATATCGATTCGACTGTTCAAAAGCAAAATCAAAATACCTTTCATCAGGAAGAAGTTCTTCAGTGTAGTGGTTGTTCGATGACGTTTCCACAATTTATTAAAGTGGGGCGTTTCGGATGTGCACATTGCTATGAAACCTTTAAGGAACAGCTGCCGCCGGTCTTAAAGCGGCTTCATAGTGGTAATTGGGCCCATAGCGGTAAAATACCAAAGAGAATCGGTGGAAGTATTCACCTTAAAAAGCAAGTTGAAAATCTTAAAAGTGAATTAAAAGAGTTAATTCAACAAGAGGAATTTGAAAAGGCTGCTCAGATTCGAGATGAAATTCGTACACTCGAAAAAGGCTTACCAGGCAGCCGTAAGGGAGGGGAATAA
- a CDS encoding protein arginine kinase encodes MSLERFINQAVSSWMSEEGPDSDIVLSSRIRLARNFENFKFPTLFSHAEAKSIIKKMEDILQESNFTKFGQMELLKIDEIQPLQKRVLVEKHLISPNLAEDSPYGAVLLTENEEVSIMINEEDHIRIQCLFPGLQLTEALEAANEVDDWLESHIHFGFDEKHGYLTSCPTNVGTGLRASVMMHLPGLILTQQINRIIPAINQLGLVVRGIYGEGSEALGNIFQISNQITLGKSEEDICRDLKGVVSQLISQERSAREALRKTSNIQLEDRVFRSYGVLSNCRIIETKEAAKCLSDVRLGIDMGYIDHLPKNILNELMILTQPGFLQQYAGGHLRANERDIRRAALIRERLKMEQDKR; translated from the coding sequence GTGTCGCTTGAACGCTTTATCAATCAAGCAGTCAGCTCGTGGATGAGCGAGGAGGGACCTGATTCAGATATTGTCCTTAGTTCCCGAATCCGTTTAGCCCGAAACTTTGAAAACTTTAAATTTCCAACATTATTTTCACACGCAGAAGCAAAGTCCATTATTAAAAAAATGGAAGATATACTGCAAGAATCAAATTTTACAAAGTTTGGACAAATGGAACTACTAAAAATTGATGAAATACAGCCTCTTCAAAAAAGGGTTTTAGTAGAAAAGCATTTGATTAGCCCTAATTTAGCAGAAGATTCACCATATGGAGCCGTTCTATTAACCGAAAACGAAGAAGTTAGTATTATGATAAATGAAGAGGACCACATTCGTATTCAATGTTTGTTTCCTGGACTTCAGCTAACGGAGGCGTTGGAGGCAGCGAATGAGGTAGATGATTGGCTTGAAAGCCACATTCACTTTGGGTTCGATGAAAAACACGGTTATCTAACAAGCTGCCCCACAAATGTGGGTACGGGTCTTCGGGCATCTGTCATGATGCATTTGCCGGGCCTTATCTTGACCCAGCAAATCAATCGTATCATTCCAGCAATCAACCAACTGGGATTAGTTGTTAGAGGAATCTATGGCGAGGGGAGTGAAGCGCTCGGAAATATATTTCAAATCTCCAATCAAATTACTCTAGGAAAATCTGAAGAAGATATCTGTCGTGACCTTAAAGGTGTAGTAAGTCAGTTAATTTCACAAGAAAGGTCCGCTCGTGAAGCATTACGCAAAACTTCGAACATACAATTAGAAGACAGAGTGTTTCGATCTTATGGTGTATTATCCAATTGCAGGATTATTGAAACAAAAGAGGCTGCAAAATGCCTATCTGATGTTCGCCTAGGAATTGATATGGGTTATATTGATCATTTGCCTAAGAATATATTAAATGAATTAATGATATTAACACAGCCTGGTTTCCTGCAGCAGTACGCAGGCGGGCATTTAAGAGCAAATGAAAGAGATATAAGACGAGCAGCTTTAATTCGAGAGCGACTAAAAATGGAGCAAGATAAAAGGTGA
- the clpC gene encoding ATP-dependent protease ATP-binding subunit ClpC, whose product MMFGRFTERAQKVLALAQEEAIRLGHNNIGTEHILLGLVREGEGIAAKALYGLGLGAEKIQKEVESLIGKGQEASQTIHYTPRAKKVIELSMDEARKLGHSYVGTEHILLGLIREGEGVAARVLNNLGVSLNKARQQVLQLLGSNESGGHQGGASVSANTPTLDSLARDLTAIAREGSLDPVIGRSKEIQRVIEVLSRRTKNNPVLIGEPGVGKTAIAEGLAQQIVNNEVPEILRDKRVMTLDMGTVVAGTKYRGEFEDRLKKVMDEIRQAGNIILFIDELHTLIGAGGAEGAIDASNILKPSLARGELQCIGATTLDEYRKYIEKDAALERRFQPIRVDEPTAEESVRILEGLRDRYEAHHRVSITDEAIEAAVKLSDRYISDRFLPDKAIDLIDEAGSKVRLRSYTTPPNLKELEVKLEEVRKEKDAAVQSQEFEKAASLRDTEQRLREQLEETKKTWKEKQGKENSEVTVEDIASVVSSWTGIPVSKLAQTETTKLLNLEELLHSRVIGQEEAVKAVSKAVRRARAGLKDPKRPIGSFVFLGPTGVGKTELARALAEAMFGDEDAMIRIDMSEYMEKHSTSRLVGSPPGYVGYEEGGQLTEKVRRKPYSVILLDEIEKAHPDVFNILLQVLEDGRLTDSKGRTVDFRNTVLIMTSNVGAEALKRNKYVGFNIQDGEQNYKDMKGKVMEELKKAFRPEFLNRIDEIIVFHALERKHLEEIVTLLSDQLVKRLKEQHISLELTEAAKGKISVEGYDPEYGARPLRRAIQKHIEDRLSEELLRGTVLTGQHVIIDVDNGEFLVKTAEKTPLAK is encoded by the coding sequence ATGATGTTCGGCCGTTTTACTGAAAGAGCTCAGAAGGTATTAGCTTTAGCACAAGAGGAAGCAATCAGACTTGGACACAACAATATTGGGACTGAGCATATCCTACTAGGTTTAGTCCGTGAGGGAGAGGGCATTGCTGCCAAAGCACTTTATGGACTTGGATTAGGTGCAGAAAAAATCCAAAAGGAAGTAGAATCGTTAATCGGGAAAGGGCAGGAAGCATCCCAAACGATTCACTATACCCCAAGGGCAAAAAAGGTAATCGAATTATCAATGGATGAAGCACGAAAATTAGGCCATTCCTATGTTGGAACTGAGCATATACTGCTCGGCCTAATTCGTGAAGGAGAAGGTGTTGCTGCAAGAGTTCTAAATAATCTTGGAGTAAGCTTAAATAAAGCACGTCAACAGGTATTGCAATTACTAGGAAGTAATGAGTCAGGCGGGCACCAGGGAGGGGCATCTGTAAGTGCGAATACTCCAACCCTTGACAGCCTTGCTAGAGATCTGACTGCAATTGCTAGAGAAGGAAGTTTAGATCCGGTTATTGGAAGAAGTAAGGAAATCCAGCGGGTTATAGAGGTATTAAGCCGCCGTACAAAAAACAACCCAGTATTAATTGGTGAACCAGGTGTAGGTAAAACAGCGATTGCTGAAGGTCTTGCACAGCAAATTGTGAATAATGAAGTTCCAGAAATTCTCCGTGATAAGCGGGTTATGACTTTAGATATGGGAACAGTAGTAGCTGGTACTAAATATCGTGGTGAATTTGAAGATCGTTTAAAAAAGGTAATGGATGAAATCCGCCAAGCTGGTAATATCATTCTCTTTATTGATGAGTTACACACATTAATTGGAGCAGGGGGAGCAGAAGGCGCTATTGACGCTTCAAACATCTTAAAACCATCCCTTGCCCGTGGAGAGTTACAATGTATCGGTGCAACCACTCTTGATGAATATCGAAAATATATTGAAAAAGATGCGGCGTTAGAACGACGCTTCCAGCCAATCCGTGTAGATGAACCAACGGCTGAAGAGTCCGTCCGGATATTAGAAGGTCTTCGTGATCGTTATGAAGCCCATCACCGCGTTTCCATTACAGACGAGGCAATTGAAGCAGCTGTAAAGTTGTCTGATCGCTATATTTCTGACCGTTTCCTTCCAGATAAAGCGATTGACTTAATTGATGAAGCAGGTTCAAAGGTTCGCTTACGTTCTTATACGACGCCTCCAAATTTAAAAGAGTTAGAAGTGAAGCTTGAAGAGGTCCGTAAAGAAAAGGATGCGGCAGTTCAGAGCCAAGAGTTTGAGAAGGCTGCCTCTCTAAGAGATACAGAACAGCGTCTTCGTGAGCAGCTAGAAGAGACTAAGAAAACGTGGAAAGAAAAGCAAGGAAAAGAAAATAGTGAGGTTACCGTTGAGGATATTGCAAGTGTGGTTTCAAGCTGGACGGGAATTCCTGTCTCGAAGCTTGCTCAAACAGAAACGACAAAATTGCTTAATTTAGAAGAACTCTTACATTCCCGTGTGATTGGACAGGAGGAAGCGGTTAAGGCTGTGTCAAAAGCAGTACGCCGGGCAAGAGCAGGCTTAAAGGATCCAAAACGTCCAATTGGCTCTTTTGTTTTCCTTGGTCCTACTGGTGTAGGGAAAACCGAATTGGCTAGGGCGCTTGCTGAGGCGATGTTTGGTGATGAGGATGCTATGATTCGCATCGATATGTCTGAATATATGGAGAAGCACTCTACTTCTCGTTTGGTTGGATCTCCTCCAGGATATGTTGGATATGAAGAAGGCGGCCAACTAACTGAAAAGGTAAGAAGAAAGCCATACTCTGTAATTCTGCTTGATGAAATTGAAAAGGCACATCCTGATGTGTTTAATATATTATTGCAAGTCCTTGAAGATGGCCGCTTGACGGATTCTAAAGGCAGAACTGTCGATTTCCGCAATACAGTGCTCATTATGACTTCAAACGTGGGAGCAGAAGCATTAAAACGTAACAAGTATGTTGGCTTTAATATTCAAGATGGAGAACAGAATTATAAGGATATGAAGGGCAAGGTCATGGAAGAATTGAAAAAAGCCTTCCGTCCAGAATTCTTAAACCGTATTGATGAAATTATTGTCTTCCATGCATTAGAGAGAAAGCATTTAGAAGAAATTGTTACACTGTTGTCTGATCAGCTGGTAAAACGTCTAAAAGAGCAGCATATTTCTCTAGAATTAACGGAAGCCGCAAAGGGTAAAATCTCTGTAGAAGGCTACGACCCAGAGTACGGTGCACGTCCATTACGCAGGGCTATTCAAAAGCATATTGAAGACCGTCTCTCTGAAGAACTGTTAAGAGGTACAGTATTAACAGGTCAGCATGTTATAATTGATGTTGATAATGGTGAATTCTTAGTTAAAACGGCTGAAAAAACGCCTCTAGCTAAATAA
- the radA gene encoding DNA repair protein RadA: MAKRKTKFMCQDCGYESPKWMGKCPGCGAWNKMVEEVEVTGGNRRGAFAHSQGGSTLLTKPTPITAIETLTEPRILTDMNELNRVLGGGVVKGSLVLIGGDPGIGKSTLLLQVSSQLANKGNQVLYISGEESLRQTKLRAERLGIKSENLLVYSETNLEEINRTIEETNPSFVIIDSIQTVFHPEVTSAPGSVSQVRECTSELMRIGKTKGIAIFIVGHVTKEGSIAGPRLLEHMVDTVLYFEGERHHTYRILRAVKNRFGSTNEMGIFEMKEFGLDEVANPSEIFLEERSQGAAGSTVVASMEGTRPVLVEIQALISPTSFGNPRRMATGIDHNRVPLLMAVLEKRMGLLLQNQDAYLKVAGGVKLDEPAIDLAIAVSIASSFRDKPTRATDCIIGEVGLTGEVRRVSRIEQRVQEAAKLGFERVILPANNLSGWQGPKGVELIGVSTVAEALKAALGV, from the coding sequence ATGGCAAAACGAAAGACGAAGTTTATGTGTCAGGACTGTGGGTATGAATCTCCGAAGTGGATGGGAAAATGTCCAGGCTGCGGAGCATGGAACAAAATGGTGGAGGAAGTTGAAGTAACTGGCGGGAATCGTAGAGGAGCCTTCGCTCATTCTCAAGGTGGGTCTACACTATTAACTAAACCAACACCTATTACAGCTATTGAAACATTGACTGAACCGAGGATTCTTACTGATATGAATGAGCTAAATCGTGTGTTAGGCGGCGGAGTGGTTAAGGGATCGCTGGTATTAATCGGTGGAGATCCTGGTATTGGAAAATCAACGCTGTTGTTACAGGTATCATCACAGCTTGCGAATAAAGGGAATCAGGTCTTATACATATCCGGTGAGGAATCTTTGAGGCAGACGAAGCTTCGTGCTGAAAGACTTGGGATAAAATCTGAGAATCTCCTCGTCTATTCGGAGACCAATTTGGAAGAAATCAATCGAACCATTGAAGAGACTAATCCAAGCTTTGTTATAATTGATTCAATTCAAACTGTTTTTCATCCGGAAGTAACCTCTGCGCCTGGGAGTGTTTCACAGGTTCGTGAGTGTACCTCAGAATTAATGAGAATAGGGAAAACAAAGGGCATCGCAATTTTTATTGTTGGTCATGTAACAAAAGAAGGTTCTATTGCAGGACCAAGGCTGCTTGAGCATATGGTAGATACCGTACTCTATTTTGAAGGGGAAAGGCACCATACCTACCGGATTCTACGGGCAGTAAAGAATCGTTTTGGATCAACCAATGAAATGGGTATTTTTGAAATGAAAGAATTTGGACTTGATGAAGTGGCAAATCCTTCAGAAATTTTCCTCGAAGAGAGATCGCAAGGTGCTGCTGGATCAACGGTGGTCGCCTCAATGGAAGGCACCCGTCCAGTACTTGTAGAAATCCAAGCTCTAATTTCTCCGACAAGCTTTGGAAATCCAAGGAGAATGGCAACGGGGATTGATCATAATCGAGTTCCTTTATTAATGGCAGTCTTAGAAAAGAGAATGGGGCTATTACTTCAAAATCAAGATGCCTATCTTAAGGTGGCAGGGGGAGTCAAGCTGGATGAGCCAGCCATTGATTTAGCGATTGCCGTAAGTATCGCTTCAAGCTTCCGTGACAAACCAACAAGAGCAACGGATTGTATTATTGGCGAGGTGGGATTAACGGGAGAAGTAAGACGTGTCTCTAGAATTGAACAGCGAGTGCAGGAAGCCGCGAAGCTGGGTTTTGAACGGGTTATACTGCCTGCCAATAATTTAAGCGGCTGGCAAGGTCCGAAAGGTGTAGAACTCATCGGCGTGTCCACTGTAGCTGAAGCTTTAAAAGCAGCGTTGGGAGTGTAA
- the disA gene encoding DNA integrity scanning diadenylate cyclase DisA, with amino-acid sequence MDNRKLGEQTVSEVLQFLAPGTPIREGIDNVLRANTGGLIVVGYNDKVKSIVDGGFQINCPFSPSYLYELAKMDGAIILNELGNTILFANAQLVPDSEISASETGMRHRTAERVARQTKALVIAISQRRNVITLYQGNFRYALKDISVILTKANQAIQMLEKYKEVLGRSIASLSILEFEESVTFNDFLLVLHRFEMVLKIKNELITYLNELGTEGRLIRLQMNEILTDLEEETSNIIKDYSFDRNVKARDVLKRMQVLTSNGALEDIAILKLMGYQGYIPLDENKQPRGYRILNKIPRLPIVIIENIITSFGGFSKIISATVEELDDVEGIGEIRAKKIKEGLKLIKERLYTERQI; translated from the coding sequence ATGGATAATAGAAAGCTGGGTGAACAAACCGTAAGTGAAGTTTTACAATTTCTTGCCCCTGGTACACCAATTCGTGAAGGAATTGATAATGTATTAAGGGCGAATACAGGCGGGCTTATTGTTGTTGGTTACAATGATAAGGTCAAAAGTATTGTAGATGGCGGTTTTCAAATAAATTGCCCTTTTTCGCCAAGTTACCTTTATGAGTTAGCAAAAATGGACGGTGCAATCATCCTTAATGAACTAGGTAATACTATACTTTTTGCGAATGCCCAACTGGTTCCGGACTCTGAAATTTCTGCCTCGGAAACAGGGATGCGGCATCGAACTGCTGAAAGAGTGGCTAGGCAGACGAAGGCACTTGTTATAGCTATTTCTCAAAGGAGAAACGTGATAACCCTATATCAAGGGAATTTTCGTTATGCGCTTAAAGATATATCTGTGATCTTAACGAAGGCGAATCAGGCCATTCAAATGCTCGAAAAGTATAAAGAAGTACTTGGGCGGAGTATTGCCAGTTTAAGTATCCTAGAGTTTGAAGAATCTGTTACCTTTAATGATTTTCTTCTGGTCCTTCACCGATTTGAAATGGTTCTTAAAATTAAAAATGAACTTATAACCTACTTAAATGAATTAGGTACAGAGGGCAGGCTTATTCGCCTGCAGATGAATGAAATTTTGACAGATTTAGAAGAAGAGACATCTAATATCATCAAGGATTATTCGTTTGATCGCAATGTCAAGGCGAGGGATGTCCTCAAACGAATGCAGGTTTTAACGAGCAATGGGGCATTAGAGGATATCGCCATCTTGAAATTAATGGGTTATCAAGGTTATATACCGCTAGATGAAAATAAACAACCAAGAGGTTATCGGATACTTAATAAAATCCCCCGCCTGCCGATTGTTATCATTGAAAATATCATTACAAGCTTTGGCGGGTTTTCAAAAATTATTTCAGCCACTGTTGAAGAATTAGATGATGTGGAGGGAATTGGCGAAATCCGTGCAAAAAAAATTAAAGAAGGCTTAAAATTAATCAAAGAGCGATTATATACGGAACGTCAAATATAG
- a CDS encoding PIN/TRAM domain-containing protein, translating to MLKRIVQACFLITGGTLGILLIPQLLKLIKFDDIPIISNSYATAIIGAIIFYLITFWAVDYVLEFIKWAEDSLVKIPVTDVIFGSIGLIFGLLVAFLIGFALNAVQVPILNAVAPILLTLLFGYLGFQVGFKKRDELLNLFGSRGKKKSGEEDAEKSEGQSLKILDTSVIIDGRVADICQTGFLEGTIVIPRFVLEELQHIADSSDVLKRNRGRRGLDILNRIQKELAIKVEIYEGDFDEIQEVDSKLVKLAKITNGMLVTNDFNLNKVCELQNVSVLNINDLANAVKPVVLPGEELSVQVIKDGKEYHQGVAYLDDGTMIVVEEGREYIGKRIDVLVTSVLQTSAGRMIFAKPKLLEKSALGS from the coding sequence ATGTTAAAACGTATTGTGCAAGCATGTTTTCTCATTACCGGAGGTACGCTTGGAATATTATTGATCCCGCAATTACTAAAATTAATAAAATTTGATGACATTCCAATAATCAGTAACTCATATGCAACGGCTATTATAGGTGCAATTATTTTCTATCTTATTACTTTTTGGGCAGTAGATTATGTACTGGAGTTTATTAAATGGGCGGAAGATTCACTGGTGAAAATCCCTGTAACAGATGTGATTTTTGGCAGTATAGGATTAATTTTTGGTTTATTAGTAGCCTTTTTAATTGGTTTTGCTCTAAATGCTGTTCAAGTACCTATTCTTAATGCTGTCGCGCCTATTTTGCTGACATTATTATTTGGATACCTAGGATTTCAGGTTGGATTTAAGAAAAGGGATGAGTTATTAAATCTCTTTGGCAGCCGCGGGAAGAAGAAGTCCGGTGAAGAGGATGCGGAAAAGTCTGAGGGACAATCACTAAAGATCCTCGATACGAGTGTAATTATTGATGGCCGCGTAGCAGATATTTGCCAAACAGGATTTTTAGAAGGAACGATTGTCATTCCTCGCTTTGTACTAGAGGAATTACAGCATATTGCTGATTCATCTGATGTGTTAAAGCGAAACCGCGGGAGACGTGGCTTGGATATTTTAAATCGAATTCAAAAGGAACTTGCGATTAAAGTAGAAATTTATGAAGGCGATTTTGATGAAATTCAAGAAGTAGACAGCAAGCTGGTGAAACTAGCTAAGATCACGAATGGCATGCTTGTTACGAATGACTTTAATCTTAATAAAGTATGTGAATTACAGAACGTTTCTGTATTAAATATTAATGATTTAGCCAATGCAGTTAAACCAGTAGTATTGCCTGGTGAGGAGTTATCCGTACAGGTGATTAAGGATGGTAAGGAATATCACCAAGGTGTAGCCTATCTTGATGATGGAACGATGATTGTTGTGGAAGAGGGCAGAGAATATATCGGAAAGAGAATAGACGTTCTGGTTACGAGTGTTCTTCAGACATCAGCAGGAAGAATGATATTTGCAAAACCAAAGTTACTGGAAAAAAGCGCACTAGGAAGCTAG
- the ispD gene encoding 2-C-methyl-D-erythritol 4-phosphate cytidylyltransferase encodes MAYQVIIPAAGQGKRMGAGKNKLLLELNSIPVFIHSLKVFEEDELCDGIILAIHPQDEAEFNSLLKEHGVKKVLELVPGGKERQDSIYNALKTVKTDGIILVHDAARPFILKEHIHRLLDTAQETGAAIIGVPAKDTMKTVRDNVVMATVERSSLWAVQTPQAFRFSLLYKAYEQAEKDEFIGTDDSSLVERISYPVTMVEGDYDNIKLTTQEDLFFAQAILQKRQGSF; translated from the coding sequence ATGGCTTATCAAGTCATTATACCTGCTGCAGGTCAAGGGAAGAGGATGGGCGCAGGGAAAAATAAGCTTTTATTAGAGTTAAATAGTATTCCTGTATTCATTCATTCACTAAAGGTTTTTGAGGAAGATGAGCTATGTGATGGAATAATCTTAGCCATTCACCCACAGGACGAAGCTGAATTTAATTCCCTTTTGAAGGAGCATGGAGTGAAGAAGGTGCTTGAATTAGTTCCAGGAGGGAAAGAGCGTCAGGATAGCATTTATAATGCCTTGAAGACAGTAAAGACTGATGGGATAATTCTTGTTCATGATGCGGCTCGTCCTTTTATTCTCAAGGAACATATTCACCGATTACTAGATACAGCACAAGAAACAGGTGCAGCAATCATTGGAGTGCCAGCAAAAGATACCATGAAAACAGTACGTGATAACGTAGTAATGGCAACTGTCGAAAGGTCTAGCTTGTGGGCTGTACAAACCCCACAAGCTTTTCGTTTTTCCCTATTGTATAAGGCATACGAACAGGCAGAAAAGGATGAATTTATCGGTACGGATGATTCTAGTTTGGTAGAGCGAATCTCTTATCCAGTTACAATGGTCGAGGGGGATTATGATAATATCAAGCTTACGACACAGGAAGATCTATTTTTTGCACAAGCAATTTTACAGAAAAGACAAGGGAGTTTTTGA
- the ispF gene encoding 2-C-methyl-D-erythritol 2,4-cyclodiphosphate synthase — protein MFRIGQGFDVHQLTEGRPLIIGGITIPYEKGLLGHSDADVLLHTVADACLGAIGEGDIGRHFPDTDPNFKDADSAKLMEHVWQLVKDRGYELVNADCTIIAQKPKMAPYIQQMKVRIAELLNASPEQINVKATTTEKLGFTGRGEGIASQAVVLLKRN, from the coding sequence ATGTTTCGTATTGGACAAGGCTTTGATGTACATCAATTAACGGAGGGTCGACCGCTGATTATTGGCGGCATTACCATCCCATATGAAAAAGGACTGCTGGGACACTCAGATGCAGATGTTTTATTACATACGGTAGCGGATGCATGTCTTGGAGCTATTGGAGAAGGTGATATTGGCAGGCATTTTCCTGATACAGATCCAAACTTTAAAGATGCAGATTCAGCTAAATTGATGGAGCATGTGTGGCAGCTTGTCAAAGATAGAGGATATGAGCTTGTTAATGCAGATTGTACAATCATCGCACAAAAGCCTAAAATGGCACCCTATATTCAGCAAATGAAAGTGAGAATTGCTGAATTACTTAATGCTTCTCCTGAACAAATCAATGTGAAGGCGACAACGACAGAAAAGCTAGGCTTTACTGGCCGTGGTGAAGGAATTGCCTCACAAGCGGTAGTTTTACTAAAAAGGAATTAA
- the gltX gene encoding glutamate--tRNA ligase — MSNEVRVRYAPSPTGHLHIGNARTALFNYLFARNQGGKFIIRIEDTDKKRNIAGGEESQLKYLKWLGMDWDESVDVGGEYGPYRQSERNDIYQTYYNQLLENGHAYKCYCTEAEIAAEREEQTERGETPQYSGKCRHLTAEERAKLESEGREPSIRIIVPEGKTYTFEDMVKGTVSFESEGMGDWVIIKKDGTPTYNFAVTVDDYLMKISHVLRGDDHISNTPKQLMVYEALGWEPPIFGHMTLIVNESRKKLSKRDESIIQFIEQYEELGYLPEALFNFITLLGWSPTGEEELYSKEDFIEIFDANRLSKSPALFDTNKLTWMNNQYMKKIEVDRVLELSMPHLVKAGVLSESLTDEEHEWARGLVSLLQEKMSFGAEIVELSDMFFKEEAEYEEDAKEVLTGETVPEVLKAFAEELEKLDNFKAGEIKAAMKAVQKSTGQKGKNLFMPIRAAVSGQTHGPDLPQAIELLGKGKVLNRIQKIIG; from the coding sequence ATGTCAAATGAAGTTCGTGTAAGGTATGCTCCAAGTCCTACTGGACATTTACATATTGGGAATGCCCGTACTGCATTATTTAATTATTTGTTTGCACGCAATCAGGGTGGTAAATTTATTATCCGGATTGAAGATACAGATAAGAAGCGGAATATTGCTGGCGGAGAAGAAAGCCAATTAAAATACCTTAAATGGCTGGGTATGGATTGGGATGAAAGTGTGGATGTCGGCGGTGAATATGGACCTTATCGACAGTCAGAGAGAAATGATATTTATCAAACCTACTACAATCAATTATTAGAAAATGGTCATGCCTATAAATGTTATTGTACAGAAGCAGAAATCGCAGCAGAACGGGAAGAGCAGACTGAAAGAGGCGAAACTCCTCAATATTCTGGAAAGTGCCGTCATCTAACTGCTGAGGAACGTGCAAAATTAGAAAGTGAAGGCCGCGAGCCGAGTATTCGAATCATCGTACCAGAAGGGAAAACTTACACCTTCGAGGATATGGTAAAAGGGACTGTTTCCTTTGAGTCGGAAGGAATGGGCGATTGGGTCATCATCAAAAAGGATGGAACGCCAACTTATAATTTTGCGGTAACGGTTGATGATTACTTAATGAAAATTTCGCATGTCCTTCGTGGAGATGACCATATATCCAACACGCCTAAGCAGTTAATGGTATATGAAGCCTTAGGCTGGGAGCCGCCGATTTTTGGTCACATGACACTAATCGTGAATGAAAGCAGAAAGAAGTTAAGCAAACGGGATGAATCTATTATTCAATTTATCGAACAATATGAAGAATTAGGCTATCTGCCAGAGGCTTTGTTTAACTTTATTACATTACTAGGCTGGTCACCAACAGGTGAAGAGGAGCTATACTCTAAAGAGGACTTTATTGAAATTTTCGATGCCAATCGCTTATCAAAATCCCCGGCTTTATTTGATACAAATAAGCTGACATGGATGAACAATCAATATATGAAGAAGATAGAGGTTGATCGAGTATTGGAGCTATCCATGCCACATCTAGTAAAAGCTGGAGTGTTAAGTGAGAGCTTGACGGATGAAGAGCATGAGTGGGCAAGAGGTTTAGTTAGTTTGTTACAGGAAAAAATGAGCTTCGGTGCAGAGATTGTTGAGCTTTCGGATATGTTTTTTAAAGAAGAGGCAGAATACGAAGAGGATGCTAAGGAAGTATTAACAGGAGAAACAGTTCCTGAAGTACTTAAGGCTTTTGCTGAGGAGCTAGAGAAACTAGACAACTTTAAAGCCGGTGAAATTAAAGCGGCGATGAAGGCAGTTCAAAAATCCACCGGTCAAAAGGGAAAAAATTTGTTTATGCCGATTCGTGCAGCTGTTTCAGGTCAAACACATGGTCCAGATTTACCTCAGGCTATTGAACTTTTAGGAAAAGGAAAAGTTCTAAATAGAATTCAAAAAATTATTGGTTAA